From a region of the Mycobacteroides saopaulense genome:
- a CDS encoding RecB family exonuclease — protein sequence MEEPTQERPTRRPALSPSRASDFKQCPLLYRFRAIDRLPEPPSTAQVRGSLVHAALEDLYARPAIEREYATAAGLVRPAWERLVESNPELAEVVETEHLPRLLDEARDLLSGYYRLEDPTRFDPDSCEERVEVELSDGTMLRGFIDRIDIAPGGAMRLVDYKTGRAPRALFEAKALFQMKFYAVALYRTRGVVPRRLRLLYLSDGEVLDYSPDEAELLKFEKTLMAIWRTIQNLGATGDFRPNPSRLCDWCAHQSLCPAFGGTPPPYPGWPADYGVTDADIEDAEAAATAVPGDAA from the coding sequence ATGGAGGAACCCACGCAGGAGCGGCCGACGCGCCGTCCCGCGCTGTCCCCTTCTCGTGCCAGCGACTTCAAGCAATGCCCGCTGCTGTACCGGTTTCGCGCCATCGACCGGCTCCCCGAGCCGCCGTCCACCGCACAGGTGCGCGGCAGCCTGGTGCACGCCGCCCTGGAGGATTTGTACGCGCGGCCCGCGATCGAGCGCGAATACGCCACCGCGGCGGGGCTGGTGCGGCCCGCGTGGGAGCGGCTCGTCGAATCCAATCCCGAACTGGCCGAGGTGGTCGAGACCGAGCACCTTCCACGGCTCCTCGACGAGGCACGTGACCTGCTATCGGGCTACTACCGTCTGGAAGACCCCACCCGATTCGACCCCGACAGCTGCGAAGAGCGCGTCGAGGTCGAGCTCTCCGATGGCACGATGCTGCGCGGATTCATCGACCGCATCGACATAGCCCCCGGGGGCGCGATGCGACTCGTGGATTACAAGACCGGCCGCGCACCTCGCGCCCTCTTCGAGGCCAAGGCCTTATTCCAGATGAAGTTCTACGCCGTCGCGCTGTATCGCACCCGCGGCGTGGTGCCGCGACGGCTGCGACTGCTGTACCTATCCGATGGCGAGGTCCTGGACTACTCACCGGATGAGGCCGAGCTACTCAAATTCGAGAAGACGCTCATGGCAATCTGGCGGACCATTCAAAACCTCGGCGCCACCGGCGATTTCCGCCCTAATCCGTCCCGGTTGTGCGATTGGTGCGCCCATCAATCGTTATGTCCCGCATTCGGCGGCACACCACCCCCCTACCCGGGCTGGCCCGCCGACTACGGTGTCACCGACGCGGATATCGAAGACGCCGAAGCCGCCGCGACCGCCGTCCCGGGAGATGCCGCATGA
- a CDS encoding MOSC domain-containing protein, whose translation MATVLAVNVGKLRSNPAGGPVPTGIDKRPTDLAIAVSAPVGGLGSGLAGDAIGDHSHHGGDDQAVYTYAREDLDWWQGELGRDLGNGQFGENLTTCDVDVTGARIGERWHIGTDGLVLEVSSPRIPCRTFAAWLDRQGWVKTFTVQAVPGAYLRVVSPGVVRQGDSVTVRNRPDHQVTVGMAFRALTLEPALLPALLEAPGLSERIRETVRRRSGVLK comes from the coding sequence GTGGCGACAGTCTTAGCGGTGAATGTGGGGAAGCTGCGGTCTAATCCTGCCGGCGGGCCGGTACCTACCGGGATCGACAAGCGTCCAACCGATCTGGCGATCGCCGTCAGCGCACCCGTCGGGGGCCTCGGTAGCGGGCTGGCGGGCGACGCCATCGGTGACCACAGCCACCACGGCGGCGACGATCAAGCCGTCTATACCTATGCCCGGGAAGACCTCGACTGGTGGCAGGGCGAACTTGGGCGGGATCTAGGCAACGGCCAGTTCGGCGAGAACCTCACCACTTGTGATGTCGACGTGACGGGTGCGCGGATCGGTGAGCGATGGCATATCGGCACCGACGGGCTCGTGCTGGAGGTCTCGTCACCGCGGATACCGTGCCGGACATTCGCGGCTTGGCTTGATCGGCAGGGCTGGGTGAAAACCTTTACCGTGCAAGCGGTTCCCGGAGCCTATCTGCGTGTGGTCTCGCCCGGGGTGGTCCGACAGGGCGACTCTGTCACCGTCCGCAACCGTCCAGATCACCAGGTGACGGTAGGGATGGCATTCCGTGCGCTGACTCTTGAGCCCGCGCTGCTTCCCGCGCTGCTCGAAGCCCCTGGATTGTCGGAGCGCATCAGGGAAACTGTGCGCCGTAGGAGCGGGGTGTTGAAGTAA
- a CDS encoding cytochrome P450: protein MGDPSRLPYLLLPKIANRYGDIVRLFTGPTPSLTLTLINHPDYVDHVFTRHHDRYVKHEATIELVSGEPVALPLLEGQEWKRVRSAFNPYFGERALAGATPLMMEGIAERVDAWSRHVDSGELVDLEHELGAVVMDGLMRSMFKVRLSPAEIDRAVDGARRYGVYVISRVVLHFLPQWIPNPLRRSGEEAKTELFGILDRFVDERRGCPASDTPDLVDTLVGLEFDGCPQTQERRRRSEAAGLVFAGFETTAAALAWTIALLCRNPIALGKAYAEVDALGGKSLEYEDLENLRYLRACFDEAQRFQAAPANVRTAVEDDEIGGYFIPRGSQVIITQYALQRDPRFWSEPDKFNPNRFLTDKVNRNAFLPFSIGPRKCMGTRMAYIEGTLALGAILQRYAFQIRDGWTPRHRVRVSTGLAGGLPTRLFAR, encoded by the coding sequence ATGGGCGATCCGTCTCGCCTGCCGTATCTACTGCTGCCCAAGATCGCGAACCGATACGGCGACATCGTGCGCCTGTTCACGGGTCCGACGCCGTCACTCACGCTCACCCTGATCAACCATCCCGACTACGTCGACCATGTCTTCACCCGGCACCACGACCGATACGTCAAGCACGAGGCCACCATCGAGCTCGTGTCCGGCGAGCCGGTAGCCCTGCCCCTGCTGGAGGGCCAGGAGTGGAAGCGGGTCCGCTCGGCGTTCAATCCCTACTTCGGTGAGCGCGCATTGGCGGGTGCGACCCCGCTGATGATGGAAGGCATCGCCGAGCGAGTCGATGCCTGGTCGCGTCACGTGGACAGCGGCGAACTGGTGGACCTCGAACACGAACTCGGTGCGGTCGTCATGGACGGGTTGATGCGTTCGATGTTCAAGGTGCGACTCAGTCCCGCCGAGATCGATCGCGCCGTCGACGGCGCGCGTCGCTACGGTGTCTACGTCATCAGCCGTGTCGTGCTGCATTTCCTGCCTCAATGGATACCAAATCCATTACGCCGCAGTGGCGAAGAAGCCAAGACCGAGCTCTTTGGCATCCTCGATCGCTTCGTCGACGAGCGCAGGGGCTGCCCGGCATCCGACACTCCAGATCTCGTGGACACCCTGGTTGGGCTGGAGTTCGACGGCTGTCCCCAAACCCAGGAACGGCGTCGGCGCTCCGAAGCCGCCGGCCTGGTGTTCGCGGGATTCGAGACGACTGCCGCCGCACTTGCCTGGACCATCGCACTGCTGTGCCGCAATCCCATCGCGCTGGGCAAGGCCTATGCGGAAGTCGACGCGCTCGGTGGGAAATCGCTGGAATACGAGGACCTGGAAAACCTAAGGTACCTGCGAGCGTGTTTCGATGAGGCGCAACGCTTTCAGGCCGCACCCGCCAATGTCCGCACGGCCGTCGAGGATGACGAGATAGGCGGCTACTTCATTCCGCGGGGCTCACAGGTCATCATCACCCAATACGCACTGCAGCGGGACCCCCGATTCTGGTCCGAGCCCGACAAATTCAACCCCAACCGATTCCTGACCGACAAGGTCAATCGAAATGCCTTCCTGCCGTTCAGCATCGGCCCTCGGAAGTGCATGGGAACCCGCATGGCCTACATCGAGGGAACACTGGCCCTCGGGGCCATCTTGCAACGCTACGCATTTCAGATCCGGGACGGATGGACACCCCGGCATCGCGTGCGCGTATCCACCGGCCTTGCCGGAGGTCTACCGACACGACTGTTCGCTCGCTGA
- a CDS encoding TetR/AcrR family transcriptional regulator — MSRYDSAPADTVTIGSVVELDSLLRQLATGTLSDTNVATSRLLDAAREEFIAHGIARTAVGDIARRAGVSRPTLYRKCGDKEDIVAAVLVRETTEFFVRAQAVLAPLPHAEGRMVEAFVMGMREARDHPLVMALKEFDSESFSRNVFDVNATGYQGLLAVIAELLADDDYPVPAVKRSLDLAFRLTSTFLVNPSVLLPTDTDENTREFATRYLLPLMRAAR, encoded by the coding sequence GTGAGTCGTTACGACAGTGCGCCGGCCGACACCGTTACTATCGGCTCCGTGGTAGAGCTGGACTCGTTGCTGCGGCAACTGGCCACGGGAACCCTGTCCGATACGAATGTGGCGACATCCCGTTTACTGGACGCCGCGCGCGAAGAATTCATCGCCCATGGCATCGCGCGCACCGCGGTTGGCGACATCGCGCGCCGGGCGGGCGTCTCGCGTCCGACGCTGTACCGGAAGTGTGGGGACAAGGAAGACATTGTCGCGGCCGTATTGGTCCGGGAGACAACGGAATTCTTCGTCCGGGCGCAGGCGGTGCTCGCTCCTCTGCCGCATGCGGAAGGCAGGATGGTGGAAGCATTCGTCATGGGGATGCGGGAAGCGCGGGATCATCCCCTGGTGATGGCACTGAAGGAGTTCGACTCCGAGTCCTTCTCGCGGAACGTTTTCGACGTGAACGCGACGGGATACCAAGGTCTACTGGCTGTCATCGCGGAACTGCTGGCCGACGACGACTACCCCGTTCCGGCGGTGAAGCGTTCCCTCGACTTGGCCTTCCGGTTGACGTCGACGTTCTTGGTGAATCCGTCGGTGCTGCTGCCAACGGACACCGATGAGAACACCCGTGAATTCGCGACCAGGTATCTGCTACCGCTCATGCGCGCCGCCCGCTAG
- a CDS encoding DEAD/DEAH box helicase — protein MSSTSTTTFASLGVSEALVDVLTQGGIEAPFPIQAATLPDTLAGRDVLARGKTGSGKTLAFSIPVVARVAEGVRVPGRPRALVLAPTRELATQISAVIEPLASAYRMKVTTIFGGVSQHRQVQALKAGVDIVVACPGRLEDLLKQRQLTLDGVDISVLDEADHMADLGFLPVVTRLLAATPSSGQRLLFSATLDNDVDKLVKRFLHSPAEHSVDPVDSPVAAMTHHVFTVSGPDAKRDLVNTLASGTGRRILFMRTKHHAKRLAQQLTKSGIPSVDLHGNLSQGARDRNLAAFANGEARVLVATDVAARGVHVDDVALVVHVDPPAEHKAYLHRSGRTARAGGTGDVVTLVLPEQRRDVDALLRKAAIKATPRQVTADSAEVTSLVGEVAPYVKPAPAQKPSAPAAAKQRPGRRVRKHTESGEGRPARTPRRGGRGQQRSTRRAGNSASN, from the coding sequence GTGTCTTCAACATCCACAACCACATTCGCATCACTCGGCGTGTCCGAGGCCCTCGTCGATGTCCTGACGCAAGGCGGTATCGAGGCACCTTTCCCCATTCAGGCCGCCACCCTGCCCGACACCCTCGCCGGTCGCGATGTCCTGGCGCGCGGCAAGACCGGTAGCGGAAAGACCCTCGCCTTCTCCATCCCCGTGGTCGCTCGTGTCGCCGAGGGCGTTCGGGTGCCGGGCCGCCCACGCGCACTCGTGCTGGCCCCTACCCGCGAGCTGGCCACCCAGATCAGCGCCGTCATAGAACCATTGGCCTCCGCCTACCGGATGAAGGTCACCACCATCTTCGGTGGGGTGTCGCAGCACCGACAGGTCCAGGCACTCAAGGCCGGTGTGGACATCGTGGTGGCGTGCCCCGGCCGCCTGGAGGATCTGCTCAAGCAGCGTCAGCTGACGCTGGACGGCGTGGACATCAGCGTCCTGGACGAGGCCGATCACATGGCCGATCTCGGATTCCTGCCGGTTGTTACCCGCTTGCTGGCCGCGACACCGAGTTCCGGTCAGCGCCTGCTGTTCTCGGCCACCCTGGACAACGATGTCGACAAGTTGGTCAAGAGATTCCTGCACTCCCCCGCCGAGCATTCGGTTGATCCTGTCGACTCTCCCGTCGCCGCGATGACACACCATGTGTTCACCGTGTCGGGGCCGGACGCCAAGCGCGATCTCGTCAACACCCTGGCCTCCGGCACCGGGCGCCGAATTCTGTTCATGCGCACCAAGCATCACGCCAAGCGCCTTGCTCAGCAGCTCACCAAGTCGGGCATTCCGTCGGTTGACTTGCACGGCAACCTCTCCCAGGGGGCACGCGACCGTAATCTGGCCGCTTTCGCCAACGGCGAGGCCCGAGTGCTGGTGGCCACCGATGTCGCCGCCCGTGGGGTCCATGTCGACGATGTTGCCCTGGTCGTGCACGTCGATCCGCCCGCCGAGCACAAGGCATACCTGCACCGGTCGGGGCGGACGGCACGCGCCGGCGGCACGGGTGACGTCGTGACGCTCGTCCTGCCCGAACAGCGCCGCGATGTCGACGCGCTGCTGCGCAAGGCAGCCATCAAGGCCACTCCACGTCAGGTGACGGCAGACTCGGCCGAGGTCACCAGCCTCGTCGGCGAGGTCGCACCCTATGTGAAACCCGCTCCGGCTCAGAAGCCTTCGGCTCCCGCCGCGGCCAAGCAGCGGCCCGGACGCCGGGTGCGCAAGCACACCGAATCCGGCGAGGGCCGGCCGGCCCGGACGCCGCGGCGCGGCGGGCGCGGTCAGCAGCGATCCACCCGCCGAGCGGGCAACAGCGCGTCGAACTAG
- a CDS encoding acyl-ACP desaturase, with protein sequence MVTGLQTRLLTELEPVVEANLERHLGVARPWAPHDYVPWSRGRDFAFLGGEDWKPEDSPLDPVAQAALVVNLLTEDNLPSYHREIATRFGRDGAWGTWVGQWTAEEGRHSIALRDYLVVTRGVDPGSLEAMRMAHTVAGYDSGDKTPLEALAYVSFQELATRISHRNTGKASGCPIADQLLARVALDENLHMIFYRNLMAAALDIEPDAAMQAICKEIVGFAMPGMGMEGFAQNAIAIAKAGIYDLRIHHDDVLQPTLRFWRVFDRADIGPDGEQARETLAKFLAAVDERAKYYEEKAAARLAQRAALA encoded by the coding sequence ATGGTGACTGGACTACAAACACGACTACTCACCGAGCTGGAGCCCGTTGTCGAGGCCAATCTCGAGCGGCACCTGGGGGTCGCGCGGCCTTGGGCGCCACACGATTACGTGCCCTGGAGCAGGGGCCGGGACTTCGCCTTTCTCGGGGGCGAGGACTGGAAACCGGAGGACAGCCCGCTCGATCCGGTCGCCCAGGCTGCGCTGGTCGTCAATCTGTTGACCGAGGACAATCTGCCGTCCTATCACCGTGAGATCGCGACCAGGTTCGGCCGAGATGGGGCATGGGGGACATGGGTGGGCCAATGGACCGCCGAAGAAGGGCGGCACAGCATCGCGCTTCGCGACTATCTGGTCGTTACCCGCGGTGTCGATCCGGGCAGTCTGGAAGCAATGCGTATGGCGCATACGGTGGCCGGCTACGACTCGGGGGACAAGACGCCCCTGGAGGCGTTGGCGTACGTGTCGTTTCAGGAGTTGGCCACGCGCATATCGCATCGCAACACGGGTAAGGCCTCGGGCTGCCCGATCGCCGATCAGCTGTTGGCGCGGGTGGCGCTGGACGAGAACCTGCACATGATCTTCTACCGCAATCTGATGGCAGCGGCACTGGATATCGAGCCCGATGCGGCGATGCAGGCGATCTGCAAGGAGATCGTCGGATTCGCGATGCCGGGTATGGGAATGGAAGGTTTTGCCCAGAACGCCATCGCCATCGCCAAGGCCGGGATCTACGACCTGCGTATCCATCACGACGACGTCCTGCAGCCCACCCTGCGCTTCTGGCGCGTGTTCGATCGGGCCGATATCGGCCCCGACGGCGAGCAGGCTCGTGAAACCCTCGCGAAATTCCTTGCCGCCGTAGACGAACGCGCCAAGTACTACGAGGAGAAGGCGGCTGCGCGCTTGGCACAGCGCGCTGCACTCGCCTAG
- a CDS encoding thioesterase family protein yields MTLDLTGCYYRRLDTDGEFQVFESTELTASGWGPNLQHGSPPMALLLKAIEELPEPRESLRIGRVALDILGPVPLEPVRVRAWIERPGRRIALAVAEMEAHANGGYRSVARASAWLLATSVTADKASDRYPPLPEYPRGPTPPAFGFEGSNYSKSVDFQWYSVPDGEPQVAWMRPHVHIVDTEPTTPWQRLASVIDSANGIGATLNPLRFVYMNTDTVMHVHRIPQGDEFGVRARMSVGPDGVGVTTAEIFDRLGYIGSSAQTVLVQRR; encoded by the coding sequence ATGACATTGGACCTGACGGGCTGTTACTACCGACGACTGGATACTGACGGCGAGTTCCAGGTCTTCGAGTCCACCGAACTGACCGCCAGCGGCTGGGGACCGAATCTCCAGCACGGATCTCCCCCGATGGCCTTGCTACTCAAGGCCATCGAAGAACTGCCCGAGCCACGCGAAAGCCTGCGGATCGGCCGCGTCGCGCTCGACATCCTCGGGCCGGTGCCGCTGGAACCGGTACGGGTACGGGCGTGGATCGAACGTCCCGGCCGCAGGATCGCGCTCGCCGTCGCCGAGATGGAGGCACACGCCAACGGCGGATATCGCTCCGTCGCGCGGGCTAGCGCCTGGCTGCTGGCGACGTCGGTGACGGCCGACAAGGCCAGCGACCGATATCCGCCGCTGCCCGAGTACCCGCGGGGCCCTACGCCGCCGGCCTTCGGCTTCGAGGGTTCCAATTACTCGAAATCCGTCGATTTTCAATGGTATTCGGTACCAGACGGGGAACCGCAGGTGGCGTGGATGCGGCCACACGTGCACATTGTCGATACCGAACCCACCACTCCGTGGCAACGCCTGGCGTCCGTGATCGACTCCGCCAACGGGATAGGCGCAACACTCAACCCGCTGCGATTCGTCTACATGAACACCGACACCGTGATGCACGTACACCGGATTCCTCAGGGCGACGAGTTCGGGGTGCGCGCCCGCATGTCGGTCGGACCCGACGGAGTCGGGGTCACCACCGCGGAGATCTTCGACCGGCTGGGCTACATCGGATCCAGTGCGCAAACGGTCTTGGTCCAACGGCGGTAG
- a CDS encoding CocE/NonD family hydrolase, producing MTTAKYRSSQVAARTIDTSLAGASLAEQWTAVADGPGRYPRVSFTPNVSIPLADGTVLKAQVFRPADADGTPVGDRVPVLFNLTPYNKSVTHVAAWLLRGLARFGITVPAAPPKNPRLFELAELARALPGGGLTTFGVNDALIRSGYAQVVVDVRGTGASTGDWGMFNDVEQRDTAEVVAWARAQPWCDGTVGMYGISYCSINSLQAAGNRVPGLGAVFAVEPVSDISRDLMKTGGAQTFFLPVWMLAVALGKWLPSPSDVVRGGIGLGWLAGRLRAPLNRVVRYIFEGLRGGGALIDDDEYFRQISPRFEDIEIPTFVYGAWDDIFGPAALRIHRRAALPAGRIQVLINEGYHGSPGSQLGRPNGPPRLDVLQRAWFDKWLKGIENGIDGYGPLTLQQQNGGWHTLDTYPRPEATPRRFYLDAEPSGFAAHTAFDGSLGGAAPLNRTEHLLQRRMGLLKSPTTSRMTAGITAALGTSGLKDSRYFERGALTFTSAAAEESWVISGPLNLHLRTKALGKEAFWVVSVTDVAPDGFSRMLAEGALLASRRGVDEGRSLRTADGDYLSPWHPTGKGHKVPVVPGVPMTLEIDLTEVDAVIAVGHRLRVVISAASLPRYIPSIPELWASRHGQSVVLDPSEPSYLVAQVVARPDAGAA from the coding sequence GTGACCACGGCAAAGTATCGAAGTTCCCAGGTTGCCGCACGGACGATCGACACCTCACTGGCCGGTGCGAGTCTGGCCGAGCAATGGACTGCGGTGGCAGACGGTCCCGGCCGATACCCGCGCGTCTCATTCACTCCCAATGTGTCGATACCGCTCGCCGACGGCACGGTGCTCAAGGCTCAGGTTTTTCGTCCTGCCGATGCCGACGGCACTCCGGTGGGTGATCGGGTGCCGGTGCTGTTCAATCTGACCCCGTACAACAAGTCCGTCACCCACGTGGCGGCCTGGCTGCTGCGGGGATTGGCACGGTTCGGCATTACCGTGCCCGCCGCACCGCCGAAGAATCCGCGCCTGTTCGAACTCGCCGAGCTGGCCCGAGCACTGCCGGGCGGTGGCCTGACGACGTTCGGTGTGAATGACGCGCTGATCCGTAGCGGCTATGCGCAGGTGGTCGTCGACGTGCGCGGCACCGGTGCGTCCACCGGTGACTGGGGAATGTTCAACGATGTCGAGCAGCGCGATACCGCGGAGGTGGTCGCCTGGGCGCGGGCACAGCCATGGTGCGACGGGACGGTCGGGATGTACGGCATTTCGTACTGTTCGATCAACTCCTTGCAGGCCGCGGGTAATCGGGTGCCCGGGCTCGGTGCGGTGTTCGCGGTGGAACCGGTCAGTGACATCTCTCGTGACCTCATGAAAACCGGTGGGGCGCAGACGTTCTTTTTGCCCGTGTGGATGCTGGCGGTGGCCCTGGGCAAGTGGCTGCCATCGCCCTCGGACGTGGTACGGGGCGGTATCGGGCTGGGCTGGCTGGCGGGGAGGCTGCGTGCACCACTGAATCGCGTGGTGCGGTACATCTTCGAAGGATTGCGTGGCGGGGGCGCTCTGATCGACGACGACGAGTATTTCCGGCAGATCAGCCCTCGGTTCGAGGACATCGAGATTCCGACATTCGTCTACGGGGCCTGGGACGACATCTTCGGCCCGGCCGCGCTGCGAATCCATCGTCGGGCTGCGCTGCCGGCCGGCAGGATTCAGGTCCTCATCAACGAGGGCTACCACGGATCTCCGGGCTCGCAGCTGGGCAGGCCGAACGGCCCGCCACGGCTGGATGTGTTGCAGCGTGCGTGGTTTGACAAGTGGCTCAAGGGTATTGAGAACGGAATCGATGGTTACGGTCCGCTCACCTTGCAGCAGCAGAACGGCGGATGGCACACCCTGGACACGTATCCGCGGCCCGAAGCCACGCCGCGACGGTTCTATCTGGATGCCGAACCCTCGGGGTTCGCGGCGCATACCGCCTTTGACGGCTCGCTGGGCGGCGCCGCACCGCTCAACCGCACCGAGCATCTCCTGCAACGCAGGATGGGGCTACTGAAGTCGCCCACGACGTCCCGGATGACGGCGGGTATCACGGCGGCGTTGGGCACCTCGGGTCTGAAGGACTCGCGTTACTTCGAACGCGGCGCACTCACCTTCACCAGCGCTGCTGCCGAGGAGTCGTGGGTGATCTCCGGTCCGCTCAACCTGCATCTGCGCACTAAAGCCTTAGGTAAGGAGGCATTTTGGGTTGTTTCGGTAACGGACGTCGCGCCGGACGGGTTTTCTCGGATGCTGGCCGAGGGCGCTCTGTTGGCCTCGCGCCGCGGCGTGGACGAGGGTAGGAGCCTGCGTACCGCCGACGGTGACTACCTGTCGCCGTGGCATCCCACGGGTAAGGGGCACAAAGTTCCCGTGGTGCCGGGTGTGCCGATGACTCTCGAGATCGACCTGACCGAGGTCGATGCGGTGATCGCGGTCGGTCATCGGCTGCGGGTGGTCATTTCGGCGGCCAGCTTGCCCCGGTACATTCCCTCGATTCCGGAGCTGTGGGCGAGTCGCCACGGCCAGTCGGTGGTGTTGGACCCGAGTGAGCCGAGCTATCTGGTGGCGCAGGTGGTCGCGCGTCCGGACGCCGGGGCCGCATAG
- a CDS encoding ABC transporter permease, which produces MTTYLDAPRLTEATREGGVAPGSVEKPIRSLIGFLSMTVDTFVAMLRRPPAVREFFRQAGSIARVSVLPMCMVAIPLAVLIVLVLEALVFGPTGFPTHAVLVAAAAGATVVFAEADSERIQQEIDAMRGRGADVTHAFIVPRVLATAVAAVPLAFIAVGAAGVYFFSAFGKHTPLSLFVGNLAQLLSPSNVLIVVLEAAALGLVAGLIACYRGLSALSGPDA; this is translated from the coding sequence GTGACCACGTATCTAGACGCGCCTCGGCTGACAGAAGCGACCCGAGAAGGGGGCGTCGCCCCGGGTTCCGTGGAGAAGCCCATTCGCTCGCTGATCGGCTTCCTGTCGATGACAGTGGACACGTTTGTCGCGATGCTGCGTCGCCCGCCTGCCGTGCGCGAGTTCTTCCGCCAGGCGGGATCGATAGCCAGGGTGTCGGTCCTGCCGATGTGCATGGTGGCGATACCGCTTGCCGTGCTGATTGTGCTTGTCCTGGAAGCCCTGGTGTTCGGCCCCACGGGATTCCCGACACACGCGGTACTGGTGGCGGCCGCCGCAGGTGCGACGGTGGTGTTCGCCGAGGCTGATTCGGAGCGAATACAACAGGAGATCGATGCCATGCGCGGACGGGGCGCGGACGTCACGCACGCGTTTATCGTCCCGCGTGTGCTCGCCACGGCCGTTGCGGCAGTGCCGTTGGCGTTCATAGCCGTTGGAGCAGCAGGTGTCTACTTCTTCTCCGCTTTCGGCAAGCACACTCCGTTGAGCCTGTTCGTCGGAAACCTGGCGCAACTGCTGAGTCCGTCCAATGTCCTCATTGTGGTCCTCGAAGCCGCCGCCCTGGGGCTCGTTGCGGGCCTCATCGCCTGCTACCGGGGACTCTCCGCACTCAGTGGCCCGGACGCCTAG
- a CDS encoding nuclear transport factor 2 family protein: MSRLDKLGPSPEHAQYQALMPEFWKKVQQQEKNDIERGLPAQGRTEFAYTWFDAWAEQDIKKIDYCIADDCSYIDSTTFQENRLGRQFTIDNCQAAFDVFPDFAFYPQDGTNRSLPYWDYFQDEWRVTIPWRGIGRMIGQTVEPNTGAKLKGTGRCLNFIGIDRYTLTEDFKITHIDTDWDMLYGAAQLAGLGPLVRNRNLQKVGLRAASLVAPVFRLATALTARR; the protein is encoded by the coding sequence ATGAGCAGATTGGACAAGTTGGGGCCCTCTCCCGAACATGCGCAATATCAGGCACTGATGCCGGAGTTCTGGAAGAAGGTGCAGCAGCAGGAAAAGAACGACATCGAGCGCGGGCTTCCCGCCCAGGGACGCACCGAATTCGCGTACACCTGGTTCGACGCCTGGGCCGAGCAAGACATCAAGAAGATCGACTATTGCATCGCCGATGATTGCAGCTATATCGACAGCACCACGTTCCAGGAGAACCGGCTCGGACGCCAGTTCACGATCGACAACTGTCAGGCCGCCTTCGACGTCTTTCCCGACTTCGCCTTCTACCCACAGGACGGGACCAACCGGTCACTGCCCTACTGGGACTACTTCCAGGACGAGTGGCGGGTGACCATCCCGTGGCGGGGCATCGGCCGAATGATCGGTCAGACCGTCGAACCCAACACCGGAGCCAAACTCAAGGGAACAGGGCGTTGCCTGAACTTCATTGGTATTGACCGCTATACCCTGACCGAGGACTTCAAGATCACACACATCGACACCGACTGGGACATGCTCTACGGCGCCGCGCAGCTTGCCGGACTCGGACCCCTGGTACGCAATCGCAATCTCCAGAAAGTCGGACTACGCGCTGCCAGTCTGGTCGCACCGGTGTTTCGCCTGGCGACCGCGCTGACCGCGAGGCGCTAG